A stretch of Allostreptomyces psammosilenae DNA encodes these proteins:
- a CDS encoding biotin--[acetyl-CoA-carboxylase] ligase: MTTPRTPWTDLERPPLDAAALNRALARDPANPWHDLEVLPVTDSTNAVLRARAAAGAPEGLVLLAEQQTAGRGRLGRAWTAPPRSGVFLSALLRPGARADRPDLDGSAATEPVPVDAWGWLPLLTGVAAAEAISATADRDVALKWPNDLLLRAPDGTERKLGGILVERHEDAVVVGIGVNVSLTADELPVPTATSLTLAGVPHPDRAPLVTALLRRLAGHYRQWRATGGDPAASGLIAAYTDRCATLGREVDVELPGGRRLTGTARRVDADGHLVVATPAGDHTVSAGDVVHVRAAGGGYSSPAGRPG, translated from the coding sequence GTGACCACACCACGCACCCCCTGGACCGATCTGGAGCGCCCCCCGCTGGACGCCGCCGCGCTGAACCGGGCACTCGCCCGGGACCCGGCGAACCCCTGGCACGACCTGGAGGTCCTGCCGGTCACCGACTCCACCAACGCCGTCCTGCGCGCCCGCGCCGCCGCCGGCGCGCCCGAGGGACTCGTGCTCCTCGCCGAACAGCAGACCGCCGGACGCGGCCGGCTCGGCCGCGCCTGGACCGCGCCGCCCCGCTCCGGCGTCTTCCTCTCCGCCCTGCTGCGCCCCGGCGCCCGCGCCGACCGCCCCGACCTCGACGGCAGCGCCGCCACCGAACCGGTGCCGGTGGACGCCTGGGGCTGGCTGCCGCTGCTGACCGGCGTCGCCGCCGCCGAGGCGATCAGCGCCACCGCCGACCGCGACGTGGCCCTGAAGTGGCCCAACGACCTGCTGCTGCGCGCGCCCGACGGCACCGAACGCAAGCTCGGCGGCATCCTGGTCGAGCGCCACGAGGACGCGGTCGTCGTCGGCATCGGCGTCAACGTCTCGCTGACCGCCGACGAGCTGCCGGTGCCCACCGCCACCTCCCTCACCCTGGCCGGCGTCCCCCACCCGGACCGCGCGCCGCTGGTCACCGCCCTGCTGCGCCGCCTGGCCGGCCACTACCGCCAGTGGCGCGCCACCGGCGGCGACCCGGCCGCCAGCGGGCTCATCGCCGCCTACACCGACCGCTGCGCCACGCTCGGCCGGGAGGTCGACGTGGAGCTGCCCGGCGGACGGCGGCTCACCGGCACCGCCCGCCGGGTGGACGCCGACGGCCACCTGGTGGTCGCCACCCCCGCCGGCGACCACACCGTCTCCGCCGGGGACGTGGTGCACGTCCGCGCGGCCGGCGGCGGATACAGCTCGCCGGCCGGCCGGCCGGGCTGA